One stretch of Aquimarina sp. Aq107 DNA includes these proteins:
- a CDS encoding RidA family protein → MQEIKKIATGSPWEDIVGYSRAIKIGNTIEVSGTTAPGENEYEQTKAIIESVKNVLKEFNANLNQIIRTRIYCTDISKWEEIGKAHGEYFGKIKPVTSMVEVSKLIDPNILVEIEFSAIVS, encoded by the coding sequence ATGCAAGAAATTAAAAAAATAGCAACAGGTTCTCCTTGGGAAGATATTGTAGGATATTCAAGAGCCATTAAAATTGGTAATACTATCGAAGTATCGGGAACAACAGCTCCTGGAGAAAACGAATATGAGCAAACTAAAGCTATTATTGAGTCTGTAAAGAATGTACTAAAAGAATTCAATGCTAATTTAAATCAAATAATTAGAACGAGAATATACTGTACAGACATTAGCAAATGGGAAGAAATTGGTAAAGCTCATGGAGAATACTTTGGCAAAATAAAACCTGTAACATCCATGGTAGAAGTTTCTAAACTAATTGATCCCAATATTTTAGTAGAGATTGAATTCTCTGCTATAGTTTCATAA
- a CDS encoding NAD(P)H-hydrate dehydratase: MKIFSADQMRKADEVTIQSQKITSLELMERAATQIFNVLHQRLQGAPIPIHVFCGIGNNGGDGLVISRLLVEHGYHVKTYIVNFSDKRSDGFLVNYDRLKGIGVEWPVQLKSDEDFPEIKQQDMVIDAIFGIGLNRPVVPWVINLIKHINASRCFTLSIDVPSGLYADKGPDDPEGVIYASTTVTFQLPKLIFFLPETGQYSQDMEVIDIGLSREFISQTPGFAELIGKNEVLSLYRPRHKFAHKGDYGHCLLIGGSYGKIGSTVLATEAALRIGAGLATAYIPECGYDILQSTVPEAMVITDEEDDYISKIKFDIKPSVIGVGVGLGTNDKTIEAFGEFLKENKTQLVIDADGINILAHKTDLLQYIPAKTVLTPHPGELKRLIGDWKDDFDKISKVKEFTKKNDCIIVVKGANSLVIYQDDIYVNTSGNPGMATAGSGDVLTGIITGLISQGYDSLHAAVFGVYLHGSAGDIAIQQTGYQGLLARDIISHIGKSYIELFKKPQQAPPEA, from the coding sequence GTGAAGATATTTTCCGCTGATCAAATGCGTAAGGCAGACGAAGTAACTATTCAATCTCAAAAGATTACTTCTTTAGAGTTGATGGAAAGAGCTGCTACTCAAATATTCAATGTTTTACATCAACGATTGCAAGGAGCTCCGATTCCGATTCATGTATTTTGCGGTATTGGAAATAATGGAGGAGATGGTTTAGTGATTTCACGTTTGTTAGTGGAACATGGATATCACGTAAAGACATATATCGTAAATTTTAGTGATAAAAGATCTGATGGTTTCTTAGTAAATTATGATCGTTTAAAGGGAATAGGAGTAGAATGGCCTGTGCAACTAAAGTCCGATGAAGATTTTCCAGAGATCAAGCAACAGGATATGGTAATCGATGCAATTTTTGGGATAGGTTTAAATAGGCCGGTAGTACCTTGGGTTATTAATTTAATTAAGCATATTAATGCGTCCAGATGTTTTACGTTATCTATAGATGTACCTTCAGGTTTATATGCAGATAAAGGACCAGATGATCCAGAAGGTGTTATATATGCTTCTACAACCGTTACTTTTCAATTACCTAAGCTAATATTTTTCTTACCAGAAACTGGACAGTATTCTCAAGACATGGAGGTTATTGATATAGGCCTAAGTAGAGAGTTTATATCCCAAACTCCGGGCTTTGCAGAATTAATAGGTAAGAACGAAGTACTTTCTCTATACAGGCCTCGTCATAAATTTGCTCATAAAGGAGATTATGGACATTGTTTACTTATTGGAGGAAGTTATGGTAAAATAGGTAGTACAGTTTTAGCAACAGAAGCTGCTTTAAGAATAGGAGCGGGCCTTGCTACTGCATATATTCCAGAATGTGGATATGATATTTTACAGTCTACGGTTCCCGAAGCAATGGTTATTACGGATGAAGAAGATGATTATATCTCTAAAATAAAGTTTGATATTAAACCATCCGTTATTGGAGTAGGAGTTGGTTTAGGAACTAATGATAAAACGATTGAGGCATTTGGCGAATTCTTAAAAGAAAATAAAACTCAATTAGTGATTGATGCTGATGGGATTAATATATTAGCTCATAAAACAGATCTATTACAGTATATACCAGCAAAAACGGTATTAACTCCACATCCTGGAGAATTAAAACGTTTGATAGGGGATTGGAAAGATGATTTTGATAAGATTAGTAAAGTAAAAGAGTTTACTAAAAAGAATGATTGTATTATTGTAGTGAAAGGAGCAAATAGTTTGGTTATTTATCAAGATGATATTTATGTAAATACTTCTGGTAATCCAGGAATGGCTACTGCTGGTAGCGGAGATGTGTTAACTGGAATTATAACAGGTTTAATTTCTCAAGGATATGATTCGCTGCACGCAGCAGTATTTGGAGTTTATTTACACGGTAGTGCTGGAGATATAGCAATTCAACAAACTGGTTATCAGGGTTTACTAGCAAGAGATATTATTTCCCACATAGGAAAATCTTATATAGAATTATTCAAAAAACCACAACAAGCACCGCCAGAAGCATAA
- a CDS encoding M28 family metallopeptidase has product MKLYRFRTLLLLIFCVQISVAQSLTDQEEAEIINIQKDIVGKLTGHIPIKGKRKLSSRASNSERKITADYLFNYLKDLGIKAKRNNYNVQDKKGNQYNGSNIYAEIPATNGSDEYIVLGAHYDTAEGSPGAVHNATGVALTLYVTEKITKLANRNINFMIVFFDQQETNMIGCRMFVKKLQDDKYNVNSMHRVDYVGWDNDEDRAIELLASNISLESAYRLESGVPVFKRRVSTPETRVFSTLGYDTITITAELMNGDNSPYVHQSEDKYTTVNFKYLASTSYIVSKVMKSLSK; this is encoded by the coding sequence ATGAAATTATATAGGTTTAGAACATTACTATTATTGATTTTTTGCGTTCAGATTTCAGTAGCTCAATCATTGACTGATCAAGAAGAAGCAGAAATTATTAATATCCAGAAGGATATTGTTGGTAAACTAACTGGGCATATTCCTATTAAAGGAAAGAGGAAATTATCTAGTAGAGCCAGTAATTCGGAAAGAAAAATTACAGCCGATTATTTGTTTAATTACCTTAAAGATTTAGGAATTAAAGCAAAACGAAATAATTACAACGTTCAGGATAAGAAAGGGAATCAATATAATGGCTCTAATATATATGCCGAGATTCCAGCTACGAATGGAAGCGATGAATATATAGTTTTAGGAGCTCATTATGATACAGCAGAAGGAAGTCCTGGAGCAGTTCATAATGCTACAGGAGTTGCACTAACTTTATATGTAACAGAAAAAATAACCAAATTAGCCAATCGAAATATTAATTTTATGATTGTATTTTTTGACCAACAGGAAACTAATATGATTGGATGTAGAATGTTTGTTAAAAAACTACAAGACGATAAATACAATGTAAATTCTATGCATCGCGTGGATTATGTAGGATGGGATAATGACGAAGATAGAGCGATCGAATTGTTAGCATCTAACATAAGTCTAGAATCAGCATATCGATTAGAATCCGGTGTGCCTGTTTTTAAAAGAAGAGTATCAACTCCAGAGACTCGAGTATTTTCTACTTTAGGATATGATACAATAACAATAACTGCAGAGTTAATGAATGGAGATAATTCTCCATATGTACACCAGTCCGAAGATAAATATACTACTGTGAATTTTAAATACTTAGCATCTACTTCTTATATAGTTTCTAAAGTAATGAAATCACTTTCTAAATAA
- the thrC gene encoding threonine synthase, translating to MQYYSLHNNAPKVPFSEAVIKGLAPDKGLYFPENITPLPSSFFDTIENLDTIEIGFQTIKQFVGDEIPDTELKDILKDVLSFDFPVIDIKENIGTLELFHGPTMAFKDVGARFMARCLEYFNRNNDNKVTVLVATSGDTGGAVAQGFLGVKGVDVVILYPSGKVSDIQERQLTTLGQNITALEVDGVFDDCQDMVKKAFLDKSITDHKQLTSANSINIARWLPQLFYFVFAYKQLKSKGKDIVFSVPSGNFGNICAGIVAHKLGLPVKHFVAATNVNDTVVRYMNTKDYDPKPSKATISNAMDVGNPSNFIRIQQLFDNNFESLKSSFSAYSFNDQSTKQAMKEVYQETKYIADPHGAVGYLGLKEYNLKENEYGVFLETAHPVKFLDIVEETLDTKISIPPQIQKVMNKEKVSIKTNDYNKLKEFLLS from the coding sequence ATGCAATATTATAGTTTACATAATAACGCTCCTAAAGTACCTTTTTCTGAAGCAGTTATAAAAGGATTAGCTCCAGATAAAGGTCTATATTTTCCTGAAAATATAACTCCTTTACCTTCATCTTTTTTTGATACTATTGAAAATTTAGACACCATAGAAATTGGTTTTCAAACTATTAAACAATTCGTGGGTGATGAGATTCCTGATACAGAATTAAAAGATATTCTAAAAGATGTACTCAGTTTTGATTTTCCTGTAATTGATATCAAAGAAAATATAGGTACGTTAGAGCTTTTCCATGGGCCTACAATGGCTTTTAAAGATGTAGGTGCTCGATTTATGGCACGTTGTCTAGAATATTTTAATAGAAACAATGATAATAAAGTTACCGTATTAGTAGCTACATCTGGCGATACTGGAGGTGCAGTAGCACAAGGTTTTCTTGGAGTAAAAGGTGTAGATGTGGTTATTTTATACCCTTCTGGTAAAGTTAGTGATATACAAGAAAGACAATTAACAACACTTGGACAAAATATAACAGCGCTAGAAGTAGATGGCGTATTTGATGATTGTCAGGATATGGTAAAAAAAGCATTTCTAGATAAAAGTATTACAGATCATAAACAATTAACCTCTGCCAATTCTATCAATATCGCAAGATGGTTACCACAATTATTCTATTTCGTTTTTGCTTATAAACAATTGAAAAGTAAAGGAAAAGATATTGTATTTTCTGTTCCAAGTGGTAATTTCGGAAATATTTGTGCCGGGATTGTAGCTCATAAATTAGGACTTCCTGTCAAGCATTTTGTAGCTGCTACCAATGTAAATGATACTGTTGTTAGATATATGAATACGAAAGATTATGATCCAAAACCTTCTAAAGCAACTATATCTAATGCTATGGATGTAGGTAATCCAAGTAATTTTATTAGAATTCAACAATTATTCGATAATAACTTCGAATCTTTAAAAAGTAGCTTTTCTGCTTATAGTTTTAATGATCAGAGTACAAAACAGGCTATGAAAGAAGTTTATCAAGAGACAAAATATATAGCAGATCCTCACGGAGCAGTCGGTTATCTTGGATTAAAAGAGTATAATTTAAAAGAAAATGAATACGGAGTATTTTTAGAAACCGCTCATCCTGTTAAATTCTTGGATATTGTCGAAGAAACTTTAGATACTAAAATATCAATTCCTCCGCAGATTCAAAAAGTAATGAACAAAGAAAAAGTTAGCATTAAAACCAATGATTATAACAAACTAAAAGAGTTTCTTCTTAGTTAA
- the thrA gene encoding bifunctional aspartate kinase/homoserine dehydrogenase I: MNVLKFGGSSVANAATIEKVIEIIEKQSVNKPLYVVVSALGGITDLLIQAGKEASSNNEKYKNTLTIIESRHLEAIKELIPVVSQSSIISKVKSELNKLESLCEGVYLLSELSPKTESVIASFGEMLSSFIISEAAKVKGLDIVLKDSRDYIITTEASKVTIDYEETNFRIKRYAEDNKHQISLFPGFVARTSAGEPTTLGRGGSDFTAAILASGIQADKLQIWTDVSGMYTANPKLVKQAKPVSHISYQEAMELSHFGAKVIYPPTIHPVLDKNIPIVIKNTFEPEDQGTLITREVTNRPKPVTGISHIDNISVISLEGSGMVGIPGFSKRLFEALFLENINVILITQASSEHSICLAVEAVDAEKAKTVLDSAFEFEITKHKVDPVKIENDAAIVALVGDNMYHHQGLSGKMFSTLGKNNVNIRAIAQGASEKNISVVIGKKDIKKALNILHERFFEVKTKQLNLFITGVGNVGSKLLSQLEQQKSYLNDKLRLKIRVVGISNSRTMAFDEQGIKLSSWEDKLASGEKANSEKFFETAKAMNIRNSIFVDNTANPDIAKVYKHYLSESMAVVTCNKIACADEYANYSELKELSRKFSASFLYETNVGAGLPIIDTLNNLIASGDNVHKIQAVLSGSLNFVFNNYNEDTNFYDVVKQAQEEGYTEPDPKIDLSGVDVARKILILARESGQIMELEDIEKDAFLPQQSLDTPTVDDFFESLKKNEAHFAKILEEANKKECRLKYVAQYENGKAKVGLQHIPADHPFYNLEGSDNIVLFYTDRYPEQPLIVKGAGAGAEVTASGIFADIIRIGKK, translated from the coding sequence ATGAACGTTCTAAAATTTGGAGGTTCCTCAGTTGCAAATGCAGCTACTATAGAAAAAGTAATAGAAATCATCGAAAAACAGTCTGTAAACAAACCTCTTTATGTGGTTGTTTCTGCCCTTGGCGGAATTACAGATCTATTAATACAGGCTGGTAAAGAAGCTTCTTCTAACAACGAAAAATATAAAAATACGCTAACAATTATAGAAAGTAGGCATCTCGAAGCTATCAAGGAATTAATCCCGGTGGTTTCGCAAAGCTCTATAATCAGCAAAGTCAAATCAGAGTTAAATAAACTAGAATCCCTTTGTGAAGGAGTATATCTTCTAAGTGAGTTATCTCCTAAAACCGAATCTGTAATTGCTAGTTTTGGAGAAATGTTATCCTCTTTTATAATTTCTGAAGCTGCCAAAGTAAAAGGATTAGACATCGTTTTAAAAGATTCTAGAGATTATATTATTACAACAGAAGCTTCGAAAGTTACTATTGATTATGAAGAAACTAATTTTAGAATAAAACGATACGCCGAGGATAACAAACATCAGATCAGTCTATTTCCAGGTTTTGTAGCAAGAACATCAGCTGGAGAACCTACAACTTTAGGAAGAGGCGGATCAGATTTTACAGCAGCAATTTTAGCATCTGGTATACAAGCTGACAAATTACAAATTTGGACAGATGTAAGTGGAATGTACACTGCCAACCCTAAATTAGTAAAACAAGCAAAACCTGTATCACACATTTCTTATCAGGAAGCGATGGAATTGTCTCATTTTGGAGCTAAAGTTATTTATCCTCCAACAATTCATCCTGTTTTAGATAAAAACATTCCGATTGTTATCAAAAATACTTTTGAACCTGAAGATCAAGGTACTTTAATTACTAGAGAAGTAACTAATAGACCAAAACCAGTTACCGGTATTAGTCATATTGATAATATTTCTGTAATATCCTTAGAAGGAAGTGGAATGGTTGGTATTCCAGGGTTTTCAAAACGTTTGTTCGAAGCTTTATTTTTAGAAAATATCAATGTAATCTTAATTACTCAAGCTTCTTCTGAACATTCTATCTGCTTAGCTGTAGAAGCTGTTGATGCAGAAAAAGCTAAAACAGTTTTAGATTCTGCTTTCGAGTTTGAAATTACAAAGCATAAAGTAGATCCTGTAAAAATTGAAAATGACGCTGCTATCGTTGCTTTAGTTGGTGATAATATGTATCACCATCAAGGTTTAAGTGGTAAGATGTTTAGCACTTTAGGTAAAAACAATGTAAATATTAGAGCAATAGCTCAAGGAGCTTCTGAAAAAAATATTTCTGTTGTAATTGGAAAAAAAGATATCAAAAAAGCCCTAAATATTTTACACGAACGTTTTTTCGAAGTAAAAACAAAACAACTTAATTTATTTATCACAGGTGTAGGTAATGTAGGTAGTAAGCTGTTATCACAATTAGAACAGCAAAAAAGTTACTTAAATGATAAATTACGCTTAAAGATACGTGTAGTGGGAATTTCTAATTCAAGAACTATGGCTTTTGATGAACAAGGAATTAAATTAAGTTCTTGGGAAGATAAATTAGCTAGTGGAGAAAAAGCGAATTCAGAAAAATTCTTTGAGACTGCTAAAGCAATGAATATCCGTAATTCGATTTTTGTAGATAATACCGCGAATCCAGATATTGCCAAAGTATATAAGCACTATTTATCAGAAAGTATGGCGGTTGTAACCTGCAATAAAATTGCTTGTGCTGATGAATATGCTAACTATTCTGAGTTAAAAGAGCTTTCGCGAAAATTTAGCGCTTCTTTTCTTTATGAAACTAATGTAGGTGCTGGTTTACCTATCATAGATACCTTGAACAATCTGATTGCGTCAGGTGATAATGTCCATAAAATACAAGCAGTGTTATCGGGTAGTTTAAATTTTGTATTTAACAATTATAATGAAGATACTAATTTTTATGATGTTGTAAAACAAGCACAGGAAGAAGGGTACACCGAACCAGATCCAAAAATTGATTTAAGTGGTGTTGATGTCGCTAGAAAAATTCTAATTCTGGCTAGAGAAAGTGGTCAAATCATGGAACTAGAGGATATCGAAAAAGATGCTTTTTTACCACAACAAAGTTTGGATACTCCAACTGTTGATGATTTTTTCGAATCCTTAAAAAAGAACGAAGCTCATTTTGCTAAAATTCTAGAGGAAGCTAACAAAAAAGAATGTAGATTGAAGTATGTTGCTCAATATGAGAATGGTAAAGCAAAAGTAGGTTTACAACACATTCCTGCTGATCATCCGTTCTACAATTTAGAAGGAAGCGATAATATTGTTCTTTTTTATACAGACCGCTATCCAGAACAACCTCTTATTGTAAAAGGAGCTGGAGCTGGTGCAGAAGTAACAGCATCTGGTATATTTGCTGACATTATAAGAATTGGTAAAAAGTAA
- a CDS encoding NAD(P)/FAD-dependent oxidoreductase — protein sequence MIQSYKQRPKLEDKYDAIIIGSGMGSLTVGAILAKEGKKVLILERHYTAGGFTHIFKRKGYEWDVGIHYIGGVQQENSPIRKLFDYVSDRKLAWADMGEVYDRIIIGDRSYDFVKGVENFRNKILSYFPDEENAIDTYIDLVFKSNKAMGAFYKEKVLPGFLRFLIGGFLKRPYLKYADQTTYQVLSKLTKNEELIKVLSAQYGDYGLPPKQSSFAMHASVARHYFGGGNFPVGGSSKIVETIDPVIESSLGTILINAEVDEVIIENNRAKGVRMIDGKEFYADTIISGTGVFNTFEKLIPTSISTKLGLLEQLQKVTPSVSHACLYMGFKSSPKELELPKTNFWIYPNDGDHDTCVDRYLKDETAPFPVVYVSFPSAKDPDWSNRYPGRSTIDIITLVPYETVSQWKDTRWMKRGEDYETWKEQISQRLMKELFKQLPHLEGQVDHYELSTPLSTQHFVNYKNGEIYGIDHTPDRFRQKFLQPRTPIKGLYLTGQDIVTAGVGGALFAGVVTASAVTGINFKNKIFV from the coding sequence ATGATTCAGTCCTATAAACAACGTCCTAAATTAGAAGATAAGTATGATGCTATTATTATAGGATCTGGTATGGGAAGTTTAACAGTAGGAGCTATTTTGGCTAAAGAGGGTAAAAAGGTTCTTATTTTAGAACGTCATTATACGGCTGGTGGTTTTACACATATATTTAAACGCAAAGGATATGAGTGGGATGTAGGTATTCATTATATTGGAGGAGTACAGCAAGAGAATAGCCCTATTAGAAAGTTGTTTGATTATGTTTCTGATCGTAAATTAGCATGGGCCGATATGGGAGAAGTATATGATCGTATTATTATTGGCGATAGATCGTATGATTTTGTAAAAGGTGTTGAGAATTTTAGAAATAAAATACTAAGTTATTTCCCAGATGAAGAAAATGCAATTGATACTTATATTGATTTAGTTTTTAAATCAAATAAGGCAATGGGAGCCTTTTACAAAGAAAAAGTACTGCCTGGCTTTTTACGCTTTTTGATTGGAGGTTTCCTAAAAAGACCATACTTGAAATATGCAGATCAAACCACATATCAAGTATTAAGTAAGCTTACTAAAAATGAAGAATTAATTAAAGTACTGTCTGCTCAATATGGTGATTATGGATTGCCTCCAAAACAAAGTAGCTTTGCAATGCATGCTTCTGTTGCTAGACATTATTTTGGAGGAGGTAATTTTCCGGTTGGAGGTTCCTCTAAAATAGTGGAAACAATAGATCCTGTAATAGAATCTTCTTTAGGAACTATTCTGATTAATGCTGAGGTAGATGAAGTGATTATTGAGAATAATAGGGCAAAAGGAGTAAGAATGATAGATGGTAAGGAGTTTTATGCGGATACAATTATTAGCGGTACTGGAGTTTTTAATACTTTCGAAAAATTAATTCCTACCTCTATTAGTACCAAGTTAGGACTATTAGAACAATTACAGAAAGTTACACCTTCGGTATCTCACGCTTGTTTATATATGGGTTTTAAGAGTTCTCCCAAAGAATTAGAATTACCAAAGACTAATTTTTGGATATATCCAAATGATGGAGATCACGATACGTGCGTAGATCGTTACCTAAAAGATGAAACAGCTCCTTTTCCAGTAGTTTATGTTTCATTTCCTTCTGCTAAAGATCCCGATTGGTCCAATAGATATCCTGGACGTAGCACGATTGATATTATAACTTTGGTACCATATGAAACTGTTTCGCAATGGAAAGATACCAGATGGATGAAACGAGGAGAGGATTATGAAACTTGGAAAGAACAGATATCTCAGCGTTTAATGAAGGAACTTTTTAAACAACTTCCACATTTAGAAGGACAGGTAGATCATTACGAACTTTCTACACCTTTAAGTACACAACATTTTGTGAATTATAAAAATGGAGAAATCTATGGAATTGATCATACACCTGATCGTTTTCGTCAGAAGTTTTTACAACCCAGAACACCTATCAAAGGATTATATCTAACAGGGCAGGATATTGTTACAGCTGGTGTTGGTGGTGCTTTATTTGCAGGAGTTGTTACGGCATCTGCAGTTACAGGTATAAATTTTAAGAATAAGATTTTTGTGTAG
- a CDS encoding homoserine kinase, with protein sequence MKSIKIFAPATVANLSCGFDVLGCCLDTVGDEMIISLTPNPGVRITKIEGADLPLDTKKNVAGVAVEALLANYKNEIGVDIEIYKKIKAGSGIGSSAASSAGAVWAVNHLLDHPFSPHKLVEFAMEGEKLASGNAHADNVAPALLGGFTLVRSYAPLDVIKLHTPDDLVMTVIHPQIEVKTSDARSVIKQNVTLKQAIHQWGNVGGFISGLFTEDYDLIGRSLEDVIIEPMRSILIPEFENVKKAAIAEGALGCGISGSGPSIFALSKSMTTAKNVGNAIHKVYTKTGLDFDIHISKINSQGVKIIN encoded by the coding sequence ATGAAAAGTATAAAGATCTTTGCTCCAGCTACCGTAGCGAATCTTTCTTGTGGATTTGATGTACTAGGTTGCTGTTTAGATACTGTAGGAGATGAAATGATCATATCACTTACACCCAATCCAGGTGTAAGAATTACAAAAATCGAGGGTGCTGACCTCCCTTTAGATACTAAAAAAAATGTAGCTGGTGTTGCTGTAGAGGCTTTATTAGCGAATTATAAAAATGAAATTGGAGTAGATATTGAAATTTACAAGAAAATCAAAGCAGGAAGTGGTATAGGCAGTAGTGCTGCTAGTAGTGCAGGAGCTGTTTGGGCTGTAAATCATCTATTGGATCATCCTTTTTCTCCTCATAAATTAGTCGAATTCGCAATGGAAGGAGAAAAACTTGCAAGTGGAAATGCCCATGCAGATAATGTTGCTCCTGCCCTATTAGGTGGATTTACTTTAGTGCGAAGTTATGCCCCATTGGATGTGATCAAATTACACACGCCTGATGATTTAGTGATGACTGTTATTCATCCTCAAATTGAAGTAAAAACTTCGGATGCACGATCCGTTATAAAGCAAAATGTAACATTAAAGCAAGCAATACATCAATGGGGTAACGTTGGAGGTTTTATATCTGGCCTTTTTACCGAGGATTATGATCTAATAGGTCGTAGTTTAGAAGATGTGATCATTGAACCTATGCGATCGATTCTAATTCCGGAATTTGAAAACGTTAAAAAAGCAGCCATTGCAGAAGGTGCCTTAGGATGTGGAATTTCAGGTTCTGGACCTTCAATATTTGCTTTAAGCAAAAGTATGACCACCGCTAAAAACGTAGGAAACGCAATACATAAAGTGTATACAAAAACAGGACTTGACTTTGATATTCATATTTCTAAAATCAATAGTCAAGGAGTTAAAATAATTAATTGA
- a CDS encoding DUF547 domain-containing protein: MQKISIVLAIFFILGCTSNKKEEKFNIQSESSTSIDTTHVKNTSDHTTVTDEKREVKEIKDSVIEANGLIEPETAVKVSKDKEIVKETNAGDKEEKKEIKIEVIEQKKPDHTAWDQLTKKHVSPLGKVNYNAFKSDISKIDNYLAHLKNTPPTKDWTKNEKLAYWFNLYNAATIHLIANNYPVKSIKDINNGKPWDKKFIESGNNTYSLNQIENSIVRPNFNEPRLHVAFNCAAISCPKLMKGAFLPSKLNSQLNTLSKNWITDSTKNKISEKTIEISKIFEWYKVDFKKGIIPFINNFSTTKVDPNAEIKYLDYNWGLND; this comes from the coding sequence ATGCAAAAAATATCCATTGTATTAGCTATTTTTTTTATTCTCGGATGTACTTCTAACAAAAAAGAAGAAAAATTTAATATTCAATCTGAAAGTTCTACATCTATAGATACCACTCATGTCAAAAATACTTCGGATCATACCACTGTTACTGATGAAAAAAGAGAAGTTAAAGAAATAAAGGACTCTGTTATTGAGGCCAATGGATTAATAGAACCGGAAACCGCTGTAAAAGTATCTAAAGACAAAGAGATAGTGAAAGAAACCAATGCAGGTGATAAAGAAGAAAAAAAAGAGATTAAAATAGAAGTTATTGAACAGAAAAAACCTGATCATACGGCTTGGGATCAATTAACAAAAAAACACGTATCTCCTTTGGGTAAAGTAAATTATAATGCTTTTAAATCCGATATATCCAAAATAGACAATTATCTAGCACATCTTAAGAATACTCCTCCAACAAAAGATTGGACAAAAAATGAAAAATTAGCATATTGGTTTAACTTATATAACGCTGCTACAATTCATTTAATAGCCAATAATTATCCGGTAAAAAGTATTAAAGATATAAACAATGGTAAACCATGGGACAAAAAATTTATAGAATCTGGAAATAACACCTATTCTCTAAATCAAATAGAAAACTCTATTGTACGTCCTAATTTTAATGAACCTAGATTACACGTAGCATTTAATTGTGCTGCTATTTCTTGTCCTAAGTTAATGAAAGGTGCTTTTCTTCCTTCTAAATTAAATTCGCAACTAAATACACTTTCCAAAAACTGGATTACCGATTCTACAAAAAACAAAATTTCAGAAAAAACCATCGAAATAAGTAAAATATTTGAATGGTATAAAGTGGATTTCAAAAAAGGTATAATCCCGTTTATAAATAACTTTTCTACAACAAAAGTAGATCCCAATGCAGAAATAAAATACCTAGATTATAACTGGGGCCTAAATGATTAA
- a CDS encoding anti-sigma factor, whose protein sequence is MMKNKMMAMAAIALGLLGVSCSSDDGPPVANVAIETIGLENLTGGSTYQGWLIVDGQAVPTSRFTNPAGTINLTVLASDLADATEFVLTVEPVGDTDNVPSDAKILTGSFNGSNTATLNFAPVVADLSSTAGQFFLATPTDDVADNDEFGVWFMDGTSAGLTLPTLASGWKYEGWVDFGNVTVSTGTFSDVEGRDDANFFSGSGGMIPDFPGEDFLVLPSQIPLTGVTFPASITSRRVFITVEPFGDNDPAPFYIEPLSGTAGITTGPANPVTMISDTSMPSGRATRPN, encoded by the coding sequence ATGATGAAAAACAAGATGATGGCGATGGCAGCAATCGCCTTAGGATTATTAGGTGTTTCCTGTTCTAGTGATGACGGACCACCTGTAGCTAATGTTGCTATAGAAACAATTGGATTAGAAAACTTAACAGGAGGTTCTACCTACCAAGGATGGTTGATAGTAGATGGTCAAGCAGTGCCAACAAGTAGATTTACAAACCCTGCGGGAACTATAAATCTTACAGTATTAGCTTCTGACTTAGCTGATGCTACCGAATTTGTTCTTACTGTAGAACCAGTAGGTGATACTGATAATGTTCCTTCGGATGCTAAAATTTTGACAGGAAGTTTTAATGGATCTAATACCGCGACACTTAATTTTGCACCAGTGGTTGCGGATTTATCTAGTACAGCGGGACAGTTTTTTCTAGCTACTCCAACTGATGACGTAGCTGATAATGATGAATTTGGTGTTTGGTTTATGGATGGAACATCTGCAGGATTAACATTGCCTACTTTAGCGAGTGGTTGGAAATATGAAGGTTGGGTAGATTTTGGTAATGTAACTGTTTCAACTGGAACATTTTCTGATGTAGAAGGAAGAGATGACGCTAATTTCTTTAGTGGTTCAGGAGGAATGATTCCAGATTTTCCTGGTGAAGACTTTCTTGTACTTCCAAGTCAAATCCCTTTAACTGGTGTAACATTTCCTGCTTCAATAACAAGTAGAAGAGTTTTTATTACTGTAGAGCCTTTTGGAGATAATGATCCAGCACCTTTCTACATTGAACCATTAAGTGGAACTGCGGGTATTACAACAGGTCCTGCAAATCCTGTTACAATGATTTCGGATACTTCTATGCCTTCAGGTAGAGCAACAAGACCTAATTAA